One window from the genome of Deinococcus sp. NW-56 encodes:
- a CDS encoding Nif3-like dinuclear metal center hexameric protein, producing the protein MTDPTPRPPQTQRGPASRGEVERDTLVRWLSDYLQIGAYPDPSLNGLQIEGTPTIRRVAASVDTSVKTLQAAADSGADLLIVHHGLFWGRPLPLTGPHRERVRTALMADLNLYAAHIPLDAHPEVGNNAMMARALSLQNARPFGNWQGHQIGLAGELPFAQSLQDFADRVQKLTGEICLVHGGGHPEVHRLGILSGSGAGAVAEAAALGLDTLLTGEPEHKHFHDAFEYGVNVVYAGHYETEVFGVRALAAKLEDEFGLAWQFLHHPTGL; encoded by the coding sequence ATGACCGACCCGACCCCCCGGCCCCCCCAGACCCAGCGCGGCCCTGCCTCCCGAGGAGAGGTCGAACGCGACACGCTGGTCCGCTGGCTCAGCGACTACCTCCAGATCGGGGCCTACCCCGACCCCAGCCTCAACGGCCTCCAGATCGAGGGCACGCCGACCATCCGCCGGGTGGCGGCCAGCGTGGATACCAGCGTCAAGACGCTTCAGGCGGCCGCCGACAGCGGGGCCGACCTCCTCATCGTCCACCACGGCCTGTTCTGGGGCCGCCCGCTGCCCCTCACCGGGCCGCACCGCGAGCGGGTCCGCACGGCGCTGATGGCCGACCTGAACCTCTACGCGGCGCACATTCCCCTCGACGCCCACCCCGAGGTCGGCAACAACGCGATGATGGCCCGTGCCCTGAGCCTTCAGAACGCGCGGCCCTTCGGGAACTGGCAGGGGCACCAGATCGGACTGGCGGGCGAACTGCCCTTCGCCCAGTCGTTGCAGGACTTCGCCGACCGGGTGCAGAAGCTGACCGGGGAAATCTGCCTCGTCCACGGCGGCGGCCACCCGGAAGTCCACCGCCTCGGCATCCTCAGCGGGAGTGGGGCGGGCGCGGTCGCGGAGGCCGCCGCCCTGGGCCTCGACACCCTCCTCACGGGCGAACCCGAGCACAAGCACTTCCACGACGCCTTCGAGTACGGCGTGAACGTGGTCTACGCCGGACACTACGAGACCGAGGTCTTCGGTGTGCGGGCACTCGCCGCCAAACTGGAAGACGAGTTTGGGCTGGCGTGGCAGTTCCTGCACCATCCGACGGGGCTGTGA
- the tmk gene encoding dTMP kinase → MTPLFLTFEGPEGAGKSTQLRRLAVRLAAAGVAHTVTREPGGTGLGTRVREVLLDPTLDMDPLPEFLLYSASRAQLVREVLRPALSRGEVVLCDRYADSSLAYQGAGRGLDPAFLRPLTAEVTGGLTPDLTVLLDLDPALGLRRAAQRGQPDRLEQADLAFHERVRQGFLDLAAGEPGRFLVLDAARDEAELSEAIWRVVGERVAQAGRQVQG, encoded by the coding sequence ATGACCCCCCTGTTTCTCACCTTCGAGGGTCCCGAGGGCGCGGGCAAAAGCACGCAACTGCGGCGGCTCGCGGTGCGGCTGGCGGCGGCGGGGGTTGCCCATACGGTCACCCGCGAGCCGGGCGGGACCGGGCTGGGCACGCGGGTGCGCGAGGTGCTGCTCGACCCCACGCTCGACATGGACCCCCTCCCCGAGTTCCTGCTGTACTCGGCCAGCCGCGCCCAGCTCGTGCGCGAGGTGCTGCGCCCGGCGCTCTCTCGCGGCGAGGTCGTGCTGTGCGACCGCTACGCCGACTCCAGCCTCGCGTACCAGGGGGCGGGGCGAGGACTGGACCCGGCCTTCCTGCGCCCGCTGACGGCGGAGGTCACCGGGGGCCTGACCCCTGACCTCACCGTGCTGCTGGACCTCGACCCGGCGCTGGGCCTCCGCCGGGCGGCGCAGCGCGGGCAGCCCGACCGGCTGGAGCAGGCCGACCTCGCCTTCCACGAACGGGTGCGCCAGGGCTTTCTCGACCTCGCAGCGGGGGAGCCGGGGCGTTTTCTGGTCCTTGACGCGGCGCGGGACGAGGCCGAGCTGTCGGAGGCGATCTGGCGGGTGGTGGGGGAGAGGGTGGCGCAAGCCGGAAGACAGGTGCAGGGCTGA
- a CDS encoding glutaminyl-peptide cyclotransferase, which translates to MRPRSPLLPLLAALLALSVTAEAAQTAAPPVLKPTVTARYPHDRGAFTQGLQYLGGGTLLESTGQVGESGVRRVNLRTGRVLLQVPTPVASAFGEGVTLLGDVAYHITWQTGVAFALDGGTLREQGRYRYSGEGWGLTHDGRQLIMSDGSPNLFWRDPRTFEVTRTLRVTDRGQPVKNLNELEYVQGQIYANVWLTDRIARIDPRTGRVTAWLDVGELLEEASDRADRSGRPLTFDDVPNGIAYVPERGTLLLTGKRWPVLFEVKVPGVTAVAVKKP; encoded by the coding sequence ATGCGCCCCCGCTCTCCCCTGCTGCCCCTCCTCGCGGCGCTCCTGGCCCTCTCCGTCACGGCGGAGGCCGCGCAGACTGCCGCGCCACCGGTGCTCAAGCCCACCGTCACCGCCCGCTACCCGCACGACCGGGGGGCCTTTACCCAGGGCCTTCAGTACCTCGGCGGCGGCACCCTGCTGGAAAGCACCGGGCAGGTGGGCGAGTCGGGGGTGCGGCGGGTCAACCTGCGAACCGGGCGGGTACTGCTGCAGGTGCCCACGCCGGTCGCCAGCGCCTTCGGAGAGGGCGTGACGCTGCTGGGCGACGTGGCCTACCACATCACCTGGCAGACGGGCGTGGCCTTTGCGCTCGATGGCGGAACGCTGCGCGAGCAGGGCCGCTACCGCTACTCGGGCGAGGGCTGGGGGCTGACCCACGACGGGCGCCAGCTCATCATGAGTGACGGCTCGCCGAACCTGTTCTGGCGCGATCCCCGCACCTTCGAGGTCACGCGGACCCTGCGGGTGACCGACCGGGGCCAGCCCGTCAAGAACCTCAACGAGCTGGAGTACGTGCAGGGCCAGATCTACGCCAACGTGTGGCTCACCGACCGCATCGCCCGCATCGACCCGCGCACGGGCCGGGTCACCGCGTGGCTGGACGTGGGTGAGCTGCTGGAAGAGGCGAGCGACCGCGCCGACCGCTCTGGCCGCCCCCTGACCTTCGACGACGTGCCCAACGGCATCGCCTACGTGCCCGAGCGCGGCACCCTGCTGCTGACCGGCAAGCGCTGGCCCGTGCTGTTCGAGGTCAAGGTGCCGGGCGTGACGGCGGTGGCCGTCAAGAAGCCCTGA
- a CDS encoding nuclear transport factor 2 family protein, whose product MATLTEQFMQALRTTEDSRDPAPLVELFAEGCTLRNMTTQEWSGLDGARDFWTRYLENFSTIHSEFFHHADDGHTGLMEWEATGQLAGGHDIAYRGSSVIEHDGQKVKAFRTYYDSAAFVKPAVEGQEQG is encoded by the coding sequence ATGGCGACCCTGACCGAACAGTTCATGCAGGCCCTGCGAACCACCGAGGACAGCCGCGACCCTGCGCCGCTGGTCGAACTCTTCGCCGAGGGCTGCACCCTGCGCAACATGACCACCCAGGAATGGAGCGGGCTGGACGGGGCGCGGGACTTCTGGACCCGTTACCTGGAGAACTTCAGCACCATCCACAGCGAGTTTTTCCACCACGCCGACGACGGGCACACTGGCCTGATGGAGTGGGAGGCGACCGGGCAGCTCGCGGGCGGGCACGACATCGCCTACCGGGGCAGCAGCGTGATCGAGCACGACGGCCAGAAGGTGAAGGCCTTCCGCACCTACTACGACTCGGCGGCCTTCGTGAAGCCCGCCGTGGAGGGCCAGGAGCAGGGCTGA
- the queG gene encoding tRNA epoxyqueuosine(34) reductase QueG — MNAAEVLSDLAVSLGADAVGWAPAQVPAPAVAEYAGWLSAGRHAGMSYLERQLPARSNPASRLEGAGSVLVLGVSHAFADPGPPPGGVRVGQVARYAWTPDYHDQLQPVLTRLEEEAARLGLRARGYVDHGPVMERLFAAGAFLGWRGKSGMTVSTRLGAFVTLAVLLTDLPFEATPETHPDRCGRCFRCVAACPTGAIGNDRKIDARRCISYLTIEHRGPLPHDLRPGVGDWLFGCDVCSEVCPWSQKAGPLARLLKPDPELAHPDLSAFFGVSERGFERRFAGTAFLRPRRKGMARNALTVLGNLSPDHGLAPQGWPLLLAGAEDPAWEVREAAAWALGQWGETGQVRPLLDDPHEAVRDTAARTLTLTS, encoded by the coding sequence GTGAACGCTGCCGAAGTCCTCTCCGACCTCGCCGTGTCCCTCGGGGCCGACGCGGTGGGGTGGGCACCCGCGCAGGTTCCGGCCCCGGCGGTGGCCGAATACGCGGGCTGGCTCTCGGCGGGGCGGCACGCGGGGATGAGCTATCTGGAGCGGCAGCTTCCGGCCCGCTCGAACCCGGCCTCGCGGCTGGAGGGGGCGGGGAGCGTGCTGGTCCTGGGCGTGTCGCACGCCTTCGCGGACCCTGGCCCTCCCCCCGGCGGCGTGCGGGTGGGGCAGGTGGCCCGCTATGCCTGGACCCCCGACTACCACGACCAGCTTCAACCCGTCCTGACCCGGCTGGAGGAGGAGGCCGCGCGGCTGGGCCTCCGGGCGCGGGGCTACGTGGACCACGGCCCGGTGATGGAGCGCCTCTTCGCGGCCGGGGCCTTCCTGGGCTGGCGGGGCAAGTCGGGCATGACCGTGAGCACGCGGCTGGGGGCCTTCGTGACCCTGGCGGTGCTGCTGACCGACCTCCCCTTCGAGGCCACCCCTGAGACTCATCCTGACCGCTGCGGCCGCTGCTTCCGCTGCGTGGCCGCCTGCCCGACCGGGGCGATCGGAAACGACCGCAAGATCGACGCCCGGCGCTGCATTTCCTACCTCACCATCGAGCACCGGGGGCCGCTGCCGCACGACCTTCGCCCTGGCGTGGGCGACTGGCTCTTCGGCTGCGACGTGTGCTCGGAGGTGTGCCCCTGGAGCCAGAAAGCGGGGCCGCTCGCCCGGCTCCTGAAGCCCGACCCGGAGCTGGCGCACCCGGACCTCTCGGCCTTTTTCGGCGTGAGCGAGCGGGGGTTCGAGCGGCGCTTCGCGGGCACCGCCTTCCTGCGCCCGCGCCGCAAGGGCATGGCCCGCAACGCGCTCACCGTGCTGGGCAACCTATCCCCGGATCATGGCCTCGCTCCCCAGGGCTGGCCCCTCCTCCTCGCCGGGGCGGAAGACCCCGCCTGGGAGGTCCGCGAGGCGGCAGCGTGGGCGCTGGGGCAGTGGGGCGAGACGGGGCAGGTGCGCCCGCTGCTGGACGACCCCCACGAGGCCGTGCGAGACACGGCAGCGCGGACCTTGACCCTGACTTCATGA
- a CDS encoding glucose-6-phosphate dehydrogenase assembly protein OpcA codes for MTSPTDLPILGPVETSVRGAQGALDDLWAQTQVETRAYTGNIIALTVGGHLARVEEALAGLEGRYAGRQIIGVMDAPGGEVRVQVSLVPQPGGLYVERLRLSADPEGLQGAILPLLRPATVNHVWWGADTRPEGVLLSELTEIADQVIADSLTLDIPPARHYALADLGWSRSAGWREGLAQLFDSPDAARQLARVRGLELTYAGHNDLPARLFAGWVASTLGWPDLGGVTYRPGDCGRENGDLCGVTLRGEGVRFTLTAAGGDLVRTGCEWPGMTRRTELNVPRMTLAEGLARVMARPERREVFERAWALARAQLEAERGG; via the coding sequence ATGACCTCCCCCACCGACCTTCCCATCCTCGGCCCGGTCGAGACCTCGGTGCGGGGGGCGCAGGGGGCGCTCGACGACCTCTGGGCGCAGACGCAGGTGGAGACGCGGGCCTACACCGGCAACATCATCGCGCTGACGGTGGGCGGTCACCTCGCGCGGGTGGAGGAGGCGCTCGCCGGGCTGGAGGGACGCTACGCGGGGCGGCAGATTATCGGCGTGATGGACGCGCCCGGGGGCGAGGTCCGGGTGCAGGTCAGCCTCGTGCCGCAGCCGGGCGGGCTGTATGTCGAGCGCCTCCGGCTCTCGGCCGACCCCGAGGGCCTTCAGGGGGCGATTCTCCCGCTGCTGCGCCCGGCCACCGTCAACCACGTGTGGTGGGGAGCCGACACCCGCCCGGAGGGGGTGCTGCTCTCCGAACTCACCGAGATCGCCGATCAGGTCATCGCGGACAGCCTCACCCTCGACATTCCCCCGGCGCGGCACTACGCCCTGGCCGACCTGGGCTGGAGCCGCTCGGCGGGGTGGCGCGAGGGCCTCGCGCAACTGTTCGACAGCCCCGACGCGGCGCGGCAGCTCGCCCGGGTGCGCGGGCTGGAACTGACCTACGCCGGGCACAACGACCTCCCCGCCCGCCTCTTTGCCGGGTGGGTGGCGAGCACGCTGGGCTGGCCGGACCTCGGCGGCGTGACCTACCGCCCCGGCGACTGCGGACGCGAGAACGGCGACCTGTGCGGGGTCACCCTGCGGGGTGAGGGGGTGCGCTTCACGCTTACGGCGGCCGGGGGCGACCTCGTGCGGACGGGGTGCGAATGGCCGGGCATGACCCGCCGGACCGAACTCAACGTCCCCCGCATGACCCTGGCCGAGGGCCTCGCCCGCGTGATGGCCCGCCCCGAACGCCGCGAGGTCTTCGAGCGGGCCTGGGCGCTGGCGCGGGCACAGTTGGAGGCCGAGCGGGGAGGCTGA
- the zwf gene encoding glucose-6-phosphate dehydrogenase, which translates to MTAGRKPQAPGEDGPGADGHNPFRAAMRRSRAPEPATLVIFGATGDLARRKLLPAVFGLWQDGLLGSAFNIVGVGRQEMTDEEFKDYALEALQSSKETDAPQPGSLEKFRELLYYEYGDFGADEVYDLVGKELDRAQDAHGGRKNALFYLSTPPSLFEPISNGLGRLGLADESEGWRRLVIEKPFGRDLASARELNAAIHRVWDESQVYRIDHYLGKETVQNLMAIRFGNAIFEPLWNRAMIDHVQITAAEDLGLEGRAGYYEEAGVIRDMLQNHLLQLFALTAMEPPVAFDAGAIRDEKVKVLRAVRPIPAGRVPEVAVRGQYGPGTLYGEAVPGYREEPGVKEGSPTPTYVAVKLEVDNWRWQGVPFFLRTGKRLPKKVTEIAVVFKRPPLGMFPGGLERNVLAFRIQPDEGVSLKFSSKSPGQEMVLREVVMDFRYDAFGAPLESPYSRLLLDAMLGDATLFPREDEVDCAWQLVSGLLETAEGTPAQDFPNYPAGTWGPEAADRLIGPDRRWRRL; encoded by the coding sequence GTGACCGCAGGCCGGAAACCCCAGGCTCCCGGCGAGGACGGCCCCGGAGCGGATGGGCACAACCCCTTCCGGGCCGCCATGCGCCGCAGCCGCGCTCCCGAGCCCGCCACGCTGGTGATTTTCGGGGCCACCGGGGACCTCGCCCGGCGCAAGCTGCTGCCCGCCGTGTTCGGGCTGTGGCAGGACGGGCTGCTGGGGAGTGCCTTCAACATCGTCGGGGTGGGCCGTCAGGAGATGACCGACGAGGAGTTCAAGGACTATGCACTGGAGGCCCTCCAGAGCAGCAAGGAGACGGACGCCCCGCAGCCCGGCAGTCTGGAGAAGTTCCGCGAGCTGCTGTACTACGAATACGGCGACTTCGGTGCAGATGAGGTGTACGACCTCGTGGGCAAGGAGCTTGACCGGGCGCAGGACGCGCACGGCGGGCGCAAGAATGCCCTCTTTTACCTCTCCACGCCGCCCAGCCTCTTCGAGCCGATCTCGAACGGCCTCGGGCGCCTGGGCCTCGCCGACGAATCGGAGGGGTGGCGGCGGCTGGTGATCGAGAAGCCCTTCGGACGCGACCTCGCCTCGGCCCGCGAGCTGAACGCGGCCATTCACCGCGTCTGGGACGAGTCGCAGGTCTACCGCATCGACCACTACCTGGGCAAGGAGACGGTGCAGAACCTGATGGCGATCCGCTTCGGCAACGCGATTTTCGAGCCGCTGTGGAACCGCGCCATGATCGACCACGTGCAGATCACCGCCGCCGAGGACCTGGGGCTGGAGGGCCGCGCCGGGTACTACGAGGAAGCCGGAGTCATCCGCGACATGCTGCAAAACCACCTCCTGCAACTGTTCGCGCTCACCGCGATGGAGCCGCCCGTCGCCTTTGACGCGGGCGCCATCCGCGACGAGAAGGTCAAGGTGCTGCGGGCGGTGCGGCCCATTCCGGCGGGGCGCGTGCCGGAGGTCGCCGTGCGCGGCCAGTACGGTCCCGGCACCCTCTACGGCGAGGCGGTGCCCGGCTACCGCGAGGAACCCGGCGTGAAGGAAGGCAGCCCTACCCCGACCTACGTGGCGGTCAAGCTGGAGGTCGACAACTGGCGCTGGCAGGGGGTGCCCTTTTTCCTGCGGACGGGCAAGCGGCTCCCCAAAAAGGTCACTGAGATCGCTGTGGTCTTCAAGCGCCCGCCGCTGGGCATGTTTCCCGGCGGGCTGGAGCGCAACGTGCTGGCCTTCCGTATCCAGCCCGACGAGGGGGTCAGCCTGAAGTTCTCCTCCAAGTCGCCGGGGCAGGAGATGGTGCTGCGCGAGGTGGTCATGGATTTCCGCTACGACGCTTTTGGGGCACCGCTGGAAAGCCCCTACTCCCGGTTGCTGCTCGACGCGATGCTGGGCGACGCCACCCTCTTTCCGCGCGAGGACGAGGTGGACTGCGCGTGGCAACTCGTCTCCGGGCTGCTGGAGACCGCCGAGGGCACGCCCGCGCAGGACTTCCCCAACTACCCCGCCGGAACGTGGGGACCGGAGGCCGCCGACCGGCTGATCGGCCCGGACCGGCGCTGGAGGCGGCTGTGA
- the gnd gene encoding phosphogluconate dehydrogenase (NAD(+)-dependent, decarboxylating) encodes MKLGMIGLGKMGGNMVLRLVQGGQPVVGYDRSEESVALIEQGGAQGARSVDELIAALGEPGQRAVWVMVPAGEITQAVIDDLAGRLAPGDIVIDGGNSNFKDTMRRAEALAQKGIHMVDVGTSGGIWGLKEGYAMMVGGPSEAVERLRPFLEALAPAPDRGWGRMGPSGSGHYVKMVHNGIEYGMMQAYAEGFELLHAREDYGLDMAQIAELWRHGSVIRSWLLDLTAEALANEADFSQLSDYVADSGEGRWTVIDSIELGIPTPVITLATQMRFRSQQEVSYAGQMLSAMRRAFGGHAVKILESTRQEAVVPEVQPGEHPAAAAPQNIPVEAAQPVSVGEEDRQLGETGQTRVTGDGA; translated from the coding sequence ATGAAACTCGGAATGATCGGGCTGGGCAAGATGGGCGGGAACATGGTGCTGCGCCTCGTGCAGGGGGGGCAGCCCGTCGTGGGCTACGACCGCAGCGAGGAGAGCGTGGCCCTGATCGAGCAGGGTGGAGCGCAGGGCGCCCGTTCGGTGGACGAGCTGATCGCCGCACTGGGTGAACCCGGCCAGCGGGCGGTGTGGGTGATGGTGCCCGCCGGGGAGATCACGCAGGCGGTGATCGACGACCTCGCGGGGAGGCTCGCGCCCGGTGACATCGTGATCGACGGGGGCAACTCCAACTTCAAGGACACGATGCGCCGGGCCGAGGCCCTCGCCCAGAAGGGCATCCACATGGTGGACGTGGGCACCTCGGGCGGCATCTGGGGCCTGAAGGAGGGCTACGCGATGATGGTGGGCGGCCCAAGTGAGGCGGTGGAGCGGCTGCGCCCGTTCCTCGAAGCCCTCGCGCCCGCGCCCGACAGGGGCTGGGGCCGGATGGGGCCGTCGGGCAGCGGGCACTACGTCAAGATGGTCCACAACGGCATCGAATACGGGATGATGCAGGCCTACGCCGAGGGCTTCGAGCTGCTGCACGCCCGCGAGGACTACGGGCTGGACATGGCGCAGATCGCCGAACTGTGGCGGCACGGCTCGGTGATCCGCTCGTGGCTGCTCGACCTCACCGCCGAGGCCCTTGCCAACGAGGCCGACTTCTCGCAGCTCTCCGACTACGTGGCCGACTCGGGCGAGGGGCGCTGGACCGTGATCGACTCCATCGAACTCGGGATTCCCACCCCGGTCATCACGTTGGCGACCCAGATGCGCTTCCGCTCGCAGCAGGAGGTCAGCTACGCCGGGCAGATGCTCTCGGCGATGCGCCGGGCCTTTGGTGGGCACGCGGTCAAGATTCTGGAGTCCACCCGGCAAGAAGCCGTGGTACCCGAGGTGCAGCCCGGCGAGCATCCGGCGGCGGCGGCCCCGCAGAACATCCCGGTGGAGGCCGCGCAGCCGGTCTCGGTCGGTGAAGAGGACCGTCAGCTCGGCGAGACGGGCCAGACCCGCGTGACGGGAGACGGAGCGTGA
- a CDS encoding WD40 repeat domain-containing protein — MTAAPEPPRPTRLQRVLTVLMVPLLVFNLVGIARAVWDSRPVQMWRAQQNGLPVYLRGGGLYEGLDHAAQSPDGRWVAIGGSRKYGESFTARVALWEAATMDRRWTTDRPTTDFRSVNGLVWSPDSRTVWIHDTEGRVTALDAAGGKVRGEWRSFEYQPCVFAALPQGLLLTDAAGPGRDRPVRLTLRRWSDGAVVWRVPFACWWESGGSVDAAGRTLAYSPRRGEVALYDLKARQPRPGRFRSGGEGEEGPYSLALTPDGTRVAAGWHGGTLTVWDGATGREVWRTRPHRGLVRALAWNPAGTALASAAFGGCGGWRSECVVVTRAAPDGPRSQVVWSRRYNVPDTVQWLGPDRLLLGQEEGSRVVAVPGE; from the coding sequence ATGACCGCCGCGCCCGAGCCCCCCCGTCCCACCCGGCTCCAGCGCGTGCTGACGGTGCTGATGGTTCCGCTGCTGGTCTTCAACCTCGTGGGCATCGCCCGCGCCGTGTGGGACTCGCGGCCGGTGCAGATGTGGCGGGCGCAGCAGAACGGCCTGCCCGTCTACCTGCGGGGCGGCGGCCTCTACGAGGGCCTCGACCACGCCGCGCAGTCGCCGGACGGCCGCTGGGTGGCGATTGGAGGGAGCCGCAAATACGGGGAGAGCTTCACCGCGCGGGTGGCGCTCTGGGAGGCGGCCACGATGGACCGGCGCTGGACCACTGACCGCCCCACGACCGACTTTCGCAGCGTGAACGGTCTGGTCTGGTCCCCCGACAGCCGCACCGTCTGGATTCACGACACCGAGGGCCGGGTCACCGCGCTGGACGCGGCCGGGGGAAAGGTGCGGGGCGAGTGGCGTTCCTTTGAATATCAGCCCTGCGTGTTCGCCGCGCTGCCCCAGGGCCTGCTGCTCACCGACGCGGCGGGACCGGGGCGCGACCGACCCGTGCGCCTCACCCTGCGGCGCTGGTCGGACGGGGCGGTGGTGTGGCGGGTGCCCTTCGCGTGCTGGTGGGAATCGGGGGGCAGCGTGGACGCGGCTGGAAGGACGCTGGCCTACAGCCCCCGGCGCGGCGAGGTGGCTCTCTACGACCTGAAGGCGCGCCAGCCCCGCCCTGGGCGCTTCCGCTCCGGAGGCGAGGGCGAGGAAGGCCCCTACAGCCTCGCCCTCACGCCGGACGGGACGCGGGTGGCCGCCGGGTGGCACGGGGGCACGCTGACCGTCTGGGACGGGGCGACCGGGCGGGAAGTGTGGCGAACCCGGCCCCACCGGGGGCTGGTGCGGGCGCTCGCCTGGAATCCGGCGGGAACGGCGCTGGCCTCGGCCGCGTTTGGCGGCTGCGGCGGCTGGCGCAGCGAGTGCGTGGTGGTGACCCGCGCCGCCCCGGACGGCCCGCGCAGTCAGGTGGTCTGGTCCCGGCGGTACAACGTGCCCGACACGGTGCAGTGGCTCGGCCCCGACCGGTTGCTGCTGGGTCAGGAGGAGGGATCGCGGGTGGTGGCCGTGCCGGGGGAGTGA
- a CDS encoding YwqG family protein: MLKPPGRAALALTLLLGAGLLYVACNLQVAERRLDMTEPSSRMTLRQAWQQPVTGERVTLTFGGGVTRLERGGQVRETTPPPFDEAAMREETRAQFQTWGWNPFELRILRDMAQAGTLLDDGRPLRMEDLGFPARLWEELDAFERETGMKDPPTVPAEYRSTSTVHTDDGAFAGTLPSEDTPADSLLWNPTPEMRERFAELMAVMAENVQIAPPPAEMPFEEQGRELAREGFVRMSPRCPDGSLWLPPAPEEERERLEQWAWPVVRPVVVPGTPAPWDSKLGGVPYRPRGAAWPTQPSGSPLYFVAQIDLTAANAQGHLPELPRRGLLQLFVANSDASYEETVADPERSNPVARVLYWPEVVQDEAALTREVPAFTDEFQAEMFNPPERTLAFLNDREFPSGIDRRLEWLEETTPESGMTELHVNGHRLGGHAMLINAAFPPAEDWRLLFQFDGDDVGGQIYGEFGGLGGWIGFFIRAEDLARRDFSRVRVELDAF; encoded by the coding sequence ATGCTGAAGCCGCCGGGCCGGGCCGCCCTGGCATTGACCCTGCTGCTGGGGGCAGGGCTGCTGTACGTCGCCTGTAACCTGCAGGTCGCGGAGAGGAGACTGGACATGACCGAACCGAGCAGCCGCATGACCCTCCGGCAAGCCTGGCAGCAGCCCGTGACGGGCGAGCGGGTCACACTGACCTTCGGGGGGGGCGTGACCCGGCTGGAACGCGGCGGGCAGGTCCGCGAGACCACGCCGCCCCCCTTTGACGAGGCCGCCATGCGGGAGGAGACGCGGGCACAGTTTCAGACCTGGGGCTGGAACCCGTTCGAGTTGCGAATCCTGCGCGACATGGCGCAGGCGGGAACCTTGCTGGACGATGGGCGACCCCTGCGCATGGAAGACCTCGGCTTCCCGGCCCGGCTCTGGGAGGAACTGGACGCCTTCGAGCGGGAGACAGGGATGAAGGACCCGCCGACGGTTCCGGCGGAGTACCGTTCGACTTCGACCGTTCACACCGACGATGGGGCGTTTGCGGGCACCCTTCCCTCCGAGGACACCCCCGCCGATTCCCTGCTGTGGAACCCCACGCCCGAGATGCGCGAGCGGTTCGCGGAATTGATGGCGGTGATGGCGGAAAACGTCCAGATCGCCCCACCCCCCGCCGAGATGCCCTTCGAGGAGCAGGGGCGGGAACTCGCGCGGGAGGGCTTTGTGCGAATGAGCCCCCGCTGCCCTGACGGCTCGCTGTGGCTGCCGCCCGCGCCGGAGGAGGAGCGGGAGCGGCTGGAGCAGTGGGCGTGGCCCGTCGTGCGCCCGGTGGTGGTGCCCGGCACGCCTGCCCCCTGGGACAGCAAGCTGGGAGGCGTTCCCTACCGCCCCAGGGGAGCGGCGTGGCCCACCCAGCCGTCCGGCAGCCCGCTCTACTTCGTAGCGCAGATCGATCTGACCGCAGCCAACGCCCAGGGCCACCTGCCGGAGTTGCCGCGCCGGGGCCTGCTGCAATTGTTCGTGGCCAATTCGGACGCCTCTTACGAGGAGACGGTCGCGGACCCGGAGAGGAGCAATCCGGTCGCCCGCGTCCTGTACTGGCCGGAAGTCGTGCAGGACGAGGCGGCGCTGACCCGCGAAGTTCCCGCCTTCACCGACGAGTTTCAGGCCGAGATGTTCAATCCGCCCGAACGTACCCTTGCCTTTTTGAACGACCGCGAGTTCCCGTCGGGGATAGACCGGCGCCTGGAGTGGCTGGAGGAGACGACTCCGGAGAGCGGGATGACGGAGCTTCATGTCAACGGGCACCGCCTGGGCGGTCACGCCATGCTCATCAACGCGGCTTTCCCGCCTGCCGAGGACTGGCGCCTGCTCTTCCAGTTCGACGGCGACGACGTGGGCGGGCAGATTTACGGCGAGTTTGGCGGGCTGGGCGGGTGGATCGGGTTCTTCATCAGGGCAGAAGACCTCGCGCGGCGGGACTTCTCGCGGGTGAGGGTCGAGCTGGACGCCTTCTGA
- a CDS encoding SRPBCC family protein: MAEDIHIRQSIVVRARPDVLYRLALEPRRRVRWDPNLARAEYEGGESTRLSNNVRVRFKFSRRLFGLSFTAKYGQLQAPLRGGWESVRHVGPFERLTQSWTFKAMPGGTEVTLGMNGKVRYRWVQKPVERLMHNLVISTLTALQRQVDAPGAQLMEDMGREMQRKQKEEQKAAKEAAKAARRRR, translated from the coding sequence ATGGCCGAGGACATCCACATCAGGCAGAGCATCGTGGTCAGGGCGCGTCCGGACGTGCTGTACCGCCTCGCGCTGGAGCCCCGGCGCCGCGTCCGGTGGGACCCCAACCTCGCGCGGGCCGAGTACGAGGGCGGCGAAAGCACCCGCCTGAGCAACAACGTTCGGGTGCGCTTCAAGTTCTCGCGGCGGCTGTTCGGCCTGAGCTTCACCGCCAAGTACGGCCAGCTTCAGGCCCCGCTGCGCGGCGGCTGGGAGAGCGTGCGGCACGTCGGCCCCTTCGAGCGGCTGACCCAGAGCTGGACCTTCAAGGCGATGCCCGGCGGCACCGAGGTCACCCTGGGCATGAACGGCAAGGTTCGCTACCGCTGGGTCCAGAAACCCGTCGAGCGGTTGATGCACAACCTCGTCATCAGCACCCTGACGGCGCTCCAGCGGCAGGTCGACGCCCCCGGCGCCCAACTCATGGAAGACATGGGCCGCGAGATGCAGCGCAAGCAGAAAGAAGAGCAGAAGGCGGCCAAGGAAGCGGCCAAAGCGGCGCGGCGGCGCAGGTAG